In Dyadobacter sp. NIV53, a single window of DNA contains:
- a CDS encoding glycoside hydrolase family 125 protein, with product MFQRRTFIKTSALAVAGIAASNWSFAKSAAADFPVVRIPADKRSFTSPAVEATITRMKKVIKDPELAWLFENCFPNTIDTTVHFKPIDGKADTFVITGDIDAMWLRDSTAQVWPYLPLLKEDAHLKEMVAGLINRQTKCIIIDPYANAFYDSPKKSEWTSDHTEMKPMLHERKWELDSLCYTIRLAYNYWKTTGDTAPFDADWLKAMRLILQTCKEQQRKENHGPYKFGRTTAWSTDTVPGNGYGNPIKPNGLIASTFRPSDDAAMYPFFIPSNFFAVVSFREVAELLEKTGSKDAKLASDFKALASEVENALQKYAVYPHPQFGKIYAFEVDGFGNYLLMDDAGIPGLISMPYLGAVSVKDPVYVNTRKFVLSDSNPYFFKGKAGEGLGSPHTLIDQIWPMGIISRAITSTSDAEIEAQLKLLKTTHNNTGFMHESFDKNDQSKFTRKWFAWVNTLFGELILKLEKERPHLLAKVY from the coding sequence ATGTTTCAACGCAGAACATTTATAAAAACCAGTGCATTGGCAGTGGCTGGAATTGCCGCTTCAAACTGGTCTTTTGCAAAAAGTGCAGCAGCCGATTTTCCGGTGGTTCGCATTCCGGCTGATAAACGCAGTTTTACCAGTCCGGCAGTGGAAGCGACGATCACCAGAATGAAAAAAGTGATCAAAGATCCTGAACTGGCCTGGTTGTTTGAAAACTGTTTTCCTAATACAATTGATACGACGGTTCATTTCAAACCCATTGATGGTAAAGCTGATACTTTTGTCATTACCGGTGATATTGATGCAATGTGGCTTCGCGATAGCACTGCACAGGTTTGGCCATATCTGCCTTTGTTGAAAGAAGACGCACATTTAAAGGAAATGGTAGCCGGGCTGATCAACCGTCAGACGAAGTGTATCATCATTGATCCTTATGCCAATGCATTTTACGACAGCCCCAAAAAAAGTGAATGGACGTCGGATCATACAGAAATGAAACCGATGTTACATGAAAGGAAATGGGAACTGGATTCACTTTGTTATACTATCAGGCTGGCTTACAATTATTGGAAAACTACCGGTGATACCGCACCATTTGATGCAGATTGGCTGAAAGCAATGCGCCTGATCCTGCAAACCTGTAAGGAACAGCAAAGGAAAGAAAATCATGGCCCGTATAAATTCGGCCGTACTACTGCCTGGTCGACCGACACAGTTCCTGGTAATGGTTATGGAAATCCGATAAAGCCAAATGGTTTGATCGCCAGTACGTTCCGGCCTTCGGATGATGCAGCAATGTACCCGTTTTTTATTCCTTCCAATTTCTTTGCAGTAGTATCTTTCCGCGAAGTAGCTGAACTTTTGGAAAAAACAGGTTCGAAAGATGCCAAACTTGCTTCTGATTTTAAAGCACTTGCATCGGAAGTGGAGAATGCATTACAGAAATATGCTGTTTATCCGCACCCTCAATTTGGTAAGATCTATGCCTTTGAAGTGGACGGTTTTGGTAACTATTTACTGATGGATGACGCAGGTATTCCCGGTCTGATCAGTATGCCTTATCTGGGTGCCGTTTCGGTTAAAGATCCTGTTTATGTCAATACCAGAAAATTTGTGCTGAGTGATTCCAATCCTTATTTTTTCAAAGGGAAAGCCGGGGAAGGCTTAGGCAGCCCGCATACATTGATTGATCAGATATGGCCGATGGGAATTATTTCGCGTGCTATTACTTCAACCAGTGATGCTGAAATTGAAGCACAACTCAAACTGCTCAAAACCACACATAACAACACAGGTTTTATGCACGAATCCTTTGACAAAAATGACCAGTCCAAATTCACGCGTAAATGGTTTGCCTGGGTCAATACTTTATTTGGAGAATTGATCCTGAAACTGGAAAAAGAAAGGCCGCACTTATTGGCGAAGGTTTATTGA
- a CDS encoding pirin family protein, which yields MKKVKGKYRAQRADISGLITYRIMPSREVPIDHLEPFLFLNHHGVQTYPAKNRGLPFGPHPHKGFETVTFVIEGDIVHTDSTGYKSQIEAGGVQWMTAGKGIIHAENSSKEFLKNGGNVEILQLWVNLPAKLKNIDPAYTGLQSDDIPHIVLDEGRVTVDAVSGSWAGENGSIQSLADVHLATIQFKNEGVFNITIEEGRSVLFYLISGKVNVNGENIYKLELVEFDTEEGMIEVKALENSLLLIGHALPNNEPIVAQGPFVMNTEKEIREAYADYQQGKFGSWKH from the coding sequence ATGAAAAAAGTAAAGGGCAAATACAGAGCACAACGCGCCGACATAAGCGGATTAATTACCTATCGCATCATGCCATCGCGCGAAGTTCCTATCGATCATCTTGAACCATTCCTTTTCCTGAATCATCACGGAGTGCAAACCTATCCTGCTAAAAACAGAGGATTACCATTTGGCCCACATCCACATAAAGGTTTTGAAACCGTTACTTTCGTTATTGAAGGAGATATTGTGCATACAGACAGCACAGGCTATAAAAGTCAGATTGAAGCAGGCGGAGTTCAATGGATGACTGCGGGAAAAGGAATTATACACGCTGAAAACTCTTCAAAAGAATTTCTTAAAAATGGCGGGAATGTTGAGATCCTGCAACTTTGGGTCAATCTACCAGCAAAATTAAAGAACATAGATCCGGCATATACAGGATTACAAAGCGACGATATCCCGCATATTGTACTGGACGAAGGCAGGGTAACTGTGGATGCGGTTTCAGGAAGCTGGGCTGGAGAAAACGGTAGTATTCAATCTTTGGCTGACGTACATCTTGCGACCATTCAGTTTAAAAATGAAGGGGTTTTCAATATTACTATCGAAGAAGGCAGATCTGTACTTTTTTATCTTATAAGCGGAAAAGTGAATGTGAATGGAGAAAATATTTACAAACTGGAATTGGTTGAATTCGATACTGAAGAAGGAATGATTGAAGTAAAAGCACTGGAAAACAGCTTGTTGCTGATTGGCCATGCCTTACCAAACAATGAACCTATAGTAGCACAGGGCCCATTCGTAATGAATACAGAAAAAGAAATCCGCGAAGCTTATGCCGATTACCAGCAGGGGAAATTTGGCAGCTGGAAGCATTAA
- a CDS encoding sugar phosphate isomerase/epimerase — protein MNLLLWGNQIDDSLFPTLELIKEIGFDGVEVPIFNTNPEHWFKFRKKLDDLGLQCETDTICGPDTHLISADPAMRRHTIGHLKSALDCSLVLGATKLMGPFHSALGVFTGKPATKDEWQWGIEGIREVADYAESLDITLGLEYLNRFELYLTSCGDELIRFVDEVNHPNCTIMFDTFHANIEEKNIGDTIRKAGDRISFIQLSENDRSTPGKGNVDWDGIFKAIKDIKYDGWISIEAFSPKLPVANIWRKMFDSEEQLMRDGLAFIKANI, from the coding sequence ATGAATCTTCTCCTTTGGGGAAATCAAATTGATGACAGCCTTTTCCCAACCCTGGAACTGATTAAAGAAATTGGATTTGACGGTGTTGAAGTTCCCATATTTAATACTAATCCGGAGCACTGGTTTAAATTTCGGAAAAAACTGGATGACCTCGGATTACAATGTGAAACCGATACAATCTGCGGCCCTGATACCCATCTGATAAGTGCCGATCCTGCCATGCGCAGACATACCATTGGCCATCTTAAGAGTGCGCTGGATTGCTCACTGGTTTTGGGAGCAACCAAACTGATGGGCCCGTTTCATTCGGCATTGGGTGTTTTTACAGGAAAACCTGCAACAAAAGACGAATGGCAATGGGGAATTGAGGGGATTCGAGAAGTAGCAGATTATGCCGAATCGCTGGATATCACATTGGGCCTTGAGTATCTGAACCGGTTTGAATTATACCTGACCAGCTGCGGGGACGAACTGATCCGTTTTGTGGACGAAGTGAATCATCCTAATTGTACCATTATGTTTGATACTTTTCATGCAAATATTGAGGAGAAAAACATTGGAGATACAATACGAAAAGCCGGCGACCGAATTTCATTCATACAGCTTTCGGAGAACGACAGATCAACCCCAGGAAAAGGAAATGTGGATTGGGATGGTATTTTCAAAGCAATCAAAGATATTAAATATGATGGCTGGATCAGTATTGAAGCATTCAGCCCCAAACTGCCGGTAGCTAATATATGGCGTAAAATGTTTGATTCGGAAGAACAGCTGATGCGTGACGGACTGGCATTTATCAAGGCAAATATTTAG
- a CDS encoding AraC family transcriptional regulator has translation MKAPIHKNIESQVRTVTVQELKEPHFDPNWHFHPHYQLFTVLEGTGKRLIGDSIHTFGPGDTVFLGPDIPHLWRSDSAYFNSDSSLYTHGVVLYFQEDFLGKDLLDKPEMLPIRQLLIDSKRGISYKGALQEHVCAELIALKNIEGFQSILRLLTLLDRLAHEEGGTPIASYGYVNTYKISETERMQKVHNYVLQHFSQDIRLGDVASLAGMSEAAFCRYFKARSNKTFIDFVNEIRIGHACKLLLEDQWTIAQIAYDSGFDSLSNFNRNFKRYIGHTPRDYKGNY, from the coding sequence ATGAAAGCGCCAATTCATAAAAATATTGAAAGCCAGGTTCGGACCGTGACTGTTCAGGAATTGAAAGAACCTCATTTTGATCCCAACTGGCATTTTCACCCGCATTACCAGCTGTTCACTGTTTTAGAGGGAACGGGGAAACGGCTGATAGGAGATTCCATCCATACTTTCGGGCCTGGTGATACCGTTTTTCTGGGACCCGATATTCCTCATTTATGGAGAAGCGATTCTGCTTATTTTAATTCAGATTCATCACTTTATACGCACGGCGTTGTTCTTTACTTTCAGGAAGATTTTTTAGGTAAAGATCTTTTGGACAAGCCCGAAATGCTTCCGATACGCCAGTTGCTTATTGATTCCAAAAGAGGTATTTCATATAAAGGAGCTCTTCAGGAACATGTATGTGCGGAGTTGATAGCACTGAAAAATATAGAAGGTTTTCAAAGTATCCTGCGTTTGTTAACGCTTTTGGACCGGCTTGCGCACGAAGAAGGAGGAACGCCTATTGCCAGTTATGGCTATGTAAACACCTACAAAATTTCGGAAACGGAGCGAATGCAGAAAGTTCATAATTATGTTTTACAGCATTTCTCGCAGGATATTCGTTTGGGTGACGTAGCCTCACTGGCCGGAATGAGTGAGGCGGCTTTCTGCCGTTATTTCAAAGCCAGATCCAACAAAACTTTTATCGATTTTGTGAATGAGATCAGGATCGGCCATGCCTGTAAATTGCTTCTGGAAGATCAATGGACTATTGCCCAGATCGCTTATGACAGTGGTTTTGATTCGCTATCTAATTTTAACCGGAATTTTAAAAGATATATCGGGCATACGCCTCGGGATTATAAGGGGAATTACTGA
- a CDS encoding Gfo/Idh/MocA family protein translates to MKNITEENNQDRRSFLKKAATGTAGIIAASMFPAIVPSSVFGKNAPSNKINIGQIGFGRIGSSHDLPEVIKNEAAHVIAVADLDKNRLANGKIWIEKKYAERTGKEKYLEVKTYDDYHELLARKDIDAVIISTPDHWHAQPAMEAAVAGKHIYMQKPTSLTIKEGRMMADMIIKKKVIFQLGSQQRSMNPWPQFKRTCELVRNGRIGKLKKVYVGLPGDPAGGITTEMPVPPNLNYDMWLGSTPEIYYTKDRVHSQTDPLNERPGWLRLEQFGAGMITGWGSHHIDIAHWGMDTELTGPIEIEGTASFPAPGSGLWDVHGDFLVHSKYANGVEMEIGGTNPNGIKFEGTDGWIFVSRGNVGVTSSDPGAAAPGQKNEAFYASDPKILGSVIQQDEIHLYESPEQHQNWIESIQSGKQTISHAEIAQRSCTACLLAHTAMKLKRKLKWNPEKEDFIDDAEASAMLSRPQRGPYGTNYVKG, encoded by the coding sequence ATGAAAAATATCACAGAAGAAAATAACCAGGACAGAAGATCCTTCCTAAAAAAAGCAGCCACCGGCACAGCAGGTATTATTGCAGCATCCATGTTCCCGGCCATTGTACCTTCGAGTGTTTTTGGGAAAAATGCACCAAGCAACAAAATCAATATCGGGCAGATTGGTTTTGGCAGGATCGGATCCTCACACGATTTACCCGAAGTAATTAAAAATGAGGCAGCACACGTAATTGCCGTGGCCGATCTGGATAAAAACCGGCTGGCAAATGGTAAAATCTGGATTGAAAAGAAATATGCAGAGCGTACCGGAAAAGAGAAATATCTGGAAGTAAAAACGTACGATGATTATCATGAACTTTTGGCAAGAAAAGATATTGATGCTGTCATAATCAGTACACCCGACCACTGGCACGCGCAACCTGCCATGGAGGCGGCCGTAGCAGGCAAACACATTTATATGCAAAAACCGACTTCTCTTACCATTAAGGAAGGGCGCATGATGGCAGACATGATCATTAAGAAAAAGGTCATTTTTCAACTTGGAAGCCAACAGCGTTCTATGAATCCATGGCCGCAATTTAAAAGAACCTGCGAGCTGGTAAGGAACGGGCGGATTGGTAAACTTAAAAAAGTATATGTTGGATTACCGGGTGACCCGGCTGGTGGAATTACAACAGAAATGCCTGTTCCGCCTAACCTGAACTATGATATGTGGCTGGGTTCCACGCCTGAAATTTATTATACCAAAGACCGCGTACATTCCCAGACTGACCCCCTAAATGAACGTCCGGGATGGTTACGTTTGGAGCAATTTGGTGCAGGGATGATCACCGGCTGGGGTTCACATCATATTGACATTGCGCACTGGGGAATGGACACTGAACTTACAGGGCCCATTGAAATTGAAGGTACAGCTTCTTTTCCTGCACCCGGTTCCGGATTATGGGACGTTCATGGCGATTTTCTGGTTCACTCCAAATATGCAAATGGCGTAGAAATGGAAATCGGCGGAACGAATCCGAATGGTATTAAATTTGAAGGAACTGATGGCTGGATCTTCGTTTCCCGTGGTAATGTAGGTGTTACTTCATCCGATCCGGGAGCCGCTGCTCCCGGCCAGAAAAATGAAGCATTTTACGCCAGTGACCCTAAAATCCTCGGATCAGTTATCCAGCAGGATGAAATCCATTTATATGAAAGCCCGGAACAGCACCAGAACTGGATTGAAAGTATTCAAAGTGGTAAACAAACGATCAGTCATGCTGAAATCGCGCAGCGTTCCTGCACAGCCTGCCTGCTTGCACATACGGCTATGAAACTGAAAAGAAAATTGAAATGGAATCCTGAAAAAGAAGATTTTATAGACGATGCCGAGGCAAGTGCAATGTTATCCAGACCTCAGCGCGGGCCTTATGGTACGAATTATGTGAAGGGGTAG
- a CDS encoding ThuA domain-containing protein: MKKTKYLNHLICLLLVIVTTSLNYSYAQKIRWNKVKILVYTKNGKGYVHDNIANSVTAIQELGKQHGFTVDASDDPAKFTDENLKQYDALVFSNTNNDVFDTDEQRVALMRYIQAGGNFVGLHSASGTERKWRWFKDLLGGTFFWHEPGQSFTVKVLDAKNPSLTHLPERWERPVDECYFLKELGVNLNVLAVNDLTTIQKPGGKALDTFGTIFPSVWWHEYDGGRAFYTSIGHEKTDYEKEDLRKHILGGIEWAIGPQKPRNYSKAYATTPNDEIKKR, translated from the coding sequence ATGAAAAAAACAAAATATCTGAACCACCTGATCTGTTTGTTACTAGTTATTGTAACCACTTCTCTGAATTATTCTTATGCGCAAAAGATCAGGTGGAATAAAGTAAAAATATTGGTTTATACCAAAAACGGAAAGGGTTACGTACATGATAATATTGCCAATTCCGTCACAGCAATTCAGGAGCTGGGAAAACAACATGGCTTTACCGTTGATGCGAGTGATGATCCTGCAAAATTTACGGATGAAAATCTGAAACAATATGATGCACTGGTTTTTTCAAACACCAACAATGATGTCTTTGATACTGATGAACAGCGTGTTGCTTTGATGCGATACATTCAGGCAGGCGGAAATTTTGTCGGGTTACATTCGGCATCAGGTACGGAAAGAAAATGGAGATGGTTTAAAGATCTGCTTGGCGGAACATTTTTCTGGCATGAACCCGGACAAAGTTTCACGGTAAAAGTGCTGGATGCCAAAAATCCTTCTCTAACACATTTGCCTGAGCGCTGGGAACGCCCTGTTGATGAATGTTATTTTTTGAAAGAACTGGGCGTAAACCTGAATGTTCTTGCAGTTAACGATCTGACTACAATTCAAAAACCAGGAGGAAAAGCACTTGATACTTTTGGTACTATATTTCCATCTGTCTGGTGGCATGAGTACGATGGAGGGCGCGCATTTTATACGTCCATTGGTCACGAAAAAACAGATTACGAAAAGGAGGATCTGAGAAAACATATATTAGGTGGAATTGAATGGGCAATCGGGCCGCAAAAACCAAGAAATTACAGCAAAGCCTACGCCACCACCCCAAACGATGAAATAAAAAAAAGGTAA
- a CDS encoding SDR family NAD(P)-dependent oxidoreductase, protein MISVTNSANEESSSSVFSLEGQLALITGGGSGIGFYIAQCMIQAGAKVVITGRREEVLKEAVKSLGAKASYFVNDVTKLETIPQLIADIEDALGPIDILVNNAGINMKKHAIEVTDEDFDRIIQTNLHAVFSITRECGKRMIARKQGSIIMITSMAALYGIDRVVAYTASKSAVGGMVKALTTEFSPYNVRINAVAPGFIETPMMLTAMNGDPSRRDKAMDRTPMGTWGKPDDVGWAVVFLASPAAKFITGVSLPVDGGNSIGF, encoded by the coding sequence ATGATTTCTGTAACAAATAGTGCGAATGAAGAATCTTCTTCTTCCGTTTTTTCCCTCGAAGGCCAATTGGCACTAATTACCGGCGGTGGCAGTGGAATTGGTTTTTACATAGCCCAATGCATGATACAAGCGGGAGCAAAAGTTGTCATCACTGGTCGGCGGGAAGAAGTGCTTAAAGAAGCGGTAAAATCGTTGGGAGCAAAAGCCAGTTATTTCGTGAATGATGTGACCAAACTGGAAACCATACCACAGCTCATTGCCGACATTGAAGACGCGCTTGGCCCGATTGACATTCTGGTTAATAATGCCGGCATTAATATGAAAAAACATGCCATAGAAGTTACAGACGAAGATTTTGACCGGATTATACAAACCAACCTGCATGCTGTATTTTCTATAACAAGAGAATGCGGAAAGCGGATGATTGCACGAAAGCAAGGCTCCATTATTATGATCACTTCTATGGCTGCCTTGTACGGAATTGACCGTGTAGTGGCTTATACCGCATCCAAATCAGCTGTTGGCGGAATGGTAAAAGCGCTGACGACTGAATTTTCTCCGTACAATGTGAGGATAAATGCAGTTGCACCGGGTTTTATAGAAACACCGATGATGCTCACAGCCATGAACGGCGATCCTTCACGCCGGGACAAAGCCATGGACCGCACGCCTATGGGAACCTGGGGAAAACCTGATGACGTGGGATGGGCAGTAGTTTTTCTGGCATCGCCTGCTGCAAAGTTTATTACCGGTGTTTCACTTCCGGTAGACGGAGGCAACTCAATTGGTTTTTAA
- the uxuA gene encoding mannonate dehydratase → MIHTMRWFGPNDPVSLMDIRQAGCTGIVSALHQIPVGDVWSVEAIEERKRIIEAGNQQYTPLNWSVVESLPVHEHIKKGLPTRELYIKNYKESLQNLATCGIKTVCYNFMPVLDWSRTQLDYILPEGHKTLRFVWEDFALFDLYILRRLNAGFDYEPEIQESAYNKFRSMSTEEIATLTNTVLLGLPGSEEAFDLTVFQSVLDEYENIGDKELRENLYYFVKQVAPFAQELGINLCIHPDDPPRSLLGLSRVVSTEADFEQLMHASDVRANGITFCTGSLGVRADNDLVNIINRFGDRIHFVHLRTTKREPGTRNFHEAPHLNGDVDMYEVVKALLEEEQKRKDSGYTEYELPMRPDHGFQMLDDLHKKTYPGYSAIGRLKALAELRGLEMAIRRSFQLSILLICTLFSYTAFADDGYRLWLKYDLIKNEAKRKEYALALNAIVVDKISPVSKTATDELQSGLQGLLGKKISIQLKSLPKGGNIFLRINPSEKLANDEGYHIYKNGSDFIIAAKSDKGLLYGSFAFLTQIQTGNSVDKIDITSSPKIQLRMLNHWDNPNGTIERGYAGSSLWKWFELPERLDPRYQDYARANASIGINSTVVNNVNASARFLTPEYLPKVKALAGVFRPYGIKVFMSINFAAPKILGGLTTSDPLDPKVKQWWIEKTKEIYAAIPDFGGFLVKANSEGEPGPQDYGRNHADGANMLADALAPFNGVVIWRAFVYKADANGDRFKAAYDEFKPLDGQFKPNAMVQVKNGPIDFQPREPFSPLFGAMPKTPLAMEFQITQEYLGFTTNFVFLAPLFKECLDADTYASGKGSSVAKVVDGSLHKYEKTAIAGVANTGSDRNWTGHTIGQANWYAFGRLAWDHTLTSETIAEEWTKMTLTQEPKAVKVITGLLSGSRENYVNFTTPLGLHHLMGQNLHFGPEPWLEKSARPDWTAIYYHKADPNGIGFDRTKTGNNALNQYSAETQKQWENPETCPLPYLLWFHHVAWNKKLASGRSLWDELCYRYYEGAKSVSVMQESWNKVKPMVDPDIFADVSGRLSVQQREALWWRDACVLYFQKFSKMPVPLPYIKPERTLSEVKEITRTYQLK, encoded by the coding sequence ATGATACATACCATGCGTTGGTTCGGCCCCAATGATCCGGTTTCATTAATGGATATTCGTCAGGCCGGATGCACGGGAATTGTAAGCGCATTACACCAGATCCCTGTTGGTGATGTGTGGTCAGTTGAAGCAATAGAAGAAAGAAAACGAATTATTGAGGCTGGAAATCAGCAATATACTCCCCTAAATTGGTCTGTTGTTGAAAGCCTTCCTGTTCATGAACATATTAAAAAAGGACTTCCAACAAGGGAATTATATATTAAAAACTACAAAGAATCTCTTCAGAATCTGGCGACTTGCGGTATAAAAACGGTTTGCTACAACTTCATGCCAGTACTGGACTGGTCGCGTACGCAGCTTGATTACATTTTGCCGGAGGGACATAAAACATTACGTTTCGTTTGGGAAGATTTTGCTTTGTTTGATCTCTATATTCTCAGACGGCTTAACGCAGGGTTTGATTATGAACCTGAGATCCAGGAATCTGCCTATAATAAATTCCGGAGCATGTCGACAGAGGAAATTGCAACACTGACCAATACTGTTTTGCTTGGACTTCCCGGTTCAGAGGAAGCGTTTGATCTGACTGTTTTCCAGAGTGTACTGGATGAATATGAAAATATAGGTGATAAAGAGCTGCGTGAAAACCTGTATTATTTTGTAAAACAGGTCGCTCCGTTTGCTCAGGAACTGGGTATTAATCTGTGTATTCATCCGGACGATCCACCGAGGTCATTATTAGGTTTGTCGAGAGTAGTAAGTACAGAAGCAGATTTTGAACAGCTGATGCATGCAAGTGATGTGCGCGCAAATGGTATCACATTTTGTACCGGATCTTTGGGCGTAAGAGCTGATAACGATTTAGTGAATATCATAAACCGGTTTGGCGACAGAATACACTTTGTTCATTTGCGTACCACTAAAAGGGAACCGGGAACCAGAAATTTCCATGAAGCTCCGCATCTGAACGGCGATGTGGACATGTATGAAGTGGTAAAAGCTTTACTGGAAGAAGAACAAAAACGAAAAGATTCGGGCTATACCGAATATGAATTACCAATGCGCCCGGATCATGGTTTTCAAATGCTGGACGATCTGCACAAAAAAACTTATCCCGGTTATTCAGCCATCGGCAGGCTGAAGGCACTGGCTGAATTACGCGGACTGGAAATGGCAATCCGGCGTTCTTTTCAGTTAAGTATTTTGCTTATATGTACGCTTTTCAGCTATACAGCTTTTGCCGACGACGGTTATCGCTTGTGGTTAAAATACGATCTGATCAAAAACGAGGCTAAAAGAAAAGAATATGCATTAGCACTCAATGCCATTGTTGTTGATAAAATTAGTCCGGTTAGCAAAACAGCGACGGATGAATTGCAATCAGGTTTGCAAGGATTGCTAGGAAAGAAAATATCAATCCAGTTGAAATCTTTACCGAAAGGTGGAAATATTTTTTTAAGAATAAATCCTTCTGAAAAACTGGCAAATGACGAAGGTTACCATATTTATAAAAATGGTTCTGACTTTATTATTGCTGCCAAAAGCGATAAGGGATTGTTGTACGGCAGTTTTGCATTTTTGACACAAATACAAACCGGAAATTCGGTGGATAAGATCGACATTACGTCGAGTCCGAAAATACAGCTTCGGATGCTTAATCATTGGGATAATCCTAACGGAACTATTGAACGTGGTTATGCCGGATCTTCACTTTGGAAATGGTTTGAATTACCCGAACGCCTCGATCCGAGATATCAGGATTATGCAAGAGCGAATGCTTCAATCGGAATAAATAGTACGGTAGTCAATAATGTTAATGCAAGCGCCCGGTTTCTGACTCCAGAATACTTACCGAAAGTAAAGGCCTTGGCCGGCGTATTTCGTCCATATGGAATTAAGGTTTTTATGTCGATCAATTTTGCGGCTCCTAAAATATTGGGCGGACTAACAACTTCCGACCCGCTTGACCCAAAAGTGAAACAATGGTGGATCGAAAAAACAAAAGAAATTTACGCCGCTATTCCTGATTTTGGAGGTTTTTTGGTTAAAGCAAATTCAGAAGGTGAGCCCGGGCCGCAGGATTACGGACGCAACCATGCAGATGGAGCAAATATGCTCGCCGATGCATTGGCACCTTTTAATGGTGTAGTAATCTGGCGTGCCTTTGTTTACAAAGCCGACGCAAATGGAGACCGTTTCAAGGCAGCTTATGACGAGTTTAAACCTTTGGATGGGCAGTTCAAACCCAATGCAATGGTACAGGTTAAAAATGGCCCGATTGATTTTCAGCCTCGTGAACCATTCAGTCCGCTTTTTGGAGCCATGCCTAAAACGCCTTTGGCTATGGAATTTCAGATTACACAGGAATATCTGGGATTTACAACTAATTTTGTTTTCCTCGCCCCATTGTTTAAAGAATGCCTTGATGCTGATACTTATGCAAGTGGAAAAGGATCAAGTGTTGCGAAAGTCGTTGACGGCAGCTTACATAAATATGAAAAAACAGCCATAGCAGGAGTTGCCAACACAGGCTCAGACCGGAACTGGACGGGACATACAATCGGACAAGCGAATTGGTATGCATTCGGCAGACTCGCCTGGGATCATACACTAACTTCGGAAACCATTGCGGAAGAATGGACAAAAATGACTTTGACACAAGAGCCAAAAGCAGTCAAAGTTATCACAGGTCTATTATCCGGTTCAAGAGAAAACTACGTCAATTTCACAACACCGCTTGGTCTGCATCATCTGATGGGGCAAAATCTACATTTTGGCCCCGAACCCTGGTTAGAAAAAAGTGCACGGCCTGACTGGACTGCTATTTATTACCACAAAGCGGACCCAAACGGGATTGGATTCGACCGCACAAAAACCGGTAACAATGCATTGAACCAATACTCCGCTGAAACTCAGAAGCAATGGGAAAATCCTGAAACCTGCCCACTACCCTATTTACTTTGGTTTCATCATGTGGCCTGGAATAAGAAATTAGCATCCGGAAGATCACTCTGGGACGAACTTTGCTATCGTTATTATGAAGGTGCGAAATCTGTATCAGTGATGCAGGAAAGCTGGAATAAAGTAAAACCAATGGTTGACCCTGATATTTTTGCGGATGTTTCCGGCAGGCTTTCCGTTCAGCAACGTGAAGCTTTGTGGTGGCGCGATGCCTGTGTTTTATATTTTCAGAAGTTTTCAAAAATGCCTGTTCCACTACCCTATATAAAGCCGGAAAGAACACTGAGCGAAGTAAAGGAAATAACACGGACTTATCAGTTGAAATAG